One genomic window of Marinobacter adhaerens HP15 includes the following:
- a CDS encoding Fe(3+) ABC transporter substrate-binding protein produces the protein MRMKLAATAAIALSAMPMAASADGEVNIYSYRQAYLLEPLLNAFEQETGIQSNVVFAKQGLAERLEREGRNSPADLVMTVDISRLNELVERDLVQNVDNETLEENIPENLRHPEGKWFALTTRGRLIFVSKDRVEEGEITTYEQLADDKWNNRICTRSGKHPYNIALFSSMIAHHGEAETEKWLEGLKDNLARKPQGGDRDQIKAIAEGVCDVSIGNSYYYGNMLQDENQRPIAEQVRLVFPNAEGRGTHVNISGISLTKSAPNRENAIKLMEFLSSPKAQRIYAEANTEYPANPEVKPSGLVAEWGEINPDNLSLQEIADNRNAAVKLVDRVDYDGE, from the coding sequence ATGCGAATGAAACTGGCTGCTACCGCAGCAATCGCCCTCTCTGCCATGCCCATGGCCGCCTCCGCAGATGGCGAGGTCAATATCTACTCATACCGTCAGGCATATCTGCTCGAACCCCTGCTGAACGCTTTTGAACAGGAAACCGGCATCCAGAGCAACGTGGTCTTTGCCAAACAGGGTCTGGCCGAGCGACTGGAGCGCGAGGGTCGCAACAGCCCGGCAGATTTGGTAATGACCGTTGATATTTCCCGCCTCAACGAGCTGGTAGAACGTGATCTCGTTCAGAACGTCGACAACGAGACTCTGGAAGAGAACATTCCGGAAAACCTGCGCCATCCCGAGGGCAAGTGGTTTGCCCTGACCACCCGCGGGCGCCTGATCTTCGTTTCCAAGGACCGCGTGGAAGAAGGTGAGATCACCACCTACGAGCAACTGGCAGACGATAAGTGGAACAACCGTATCTGCACTCGCAGCGGCAAGCACCCCTACAACATCGCCCTGTTCTCCTCCATGATCGCACACCATGGTGAAGCCGAAACCGAGAAGTGGCTGGAAGGCTTGAAAGACAATCTGGCCCGCAAACCCCAGGGTGGCGACCGCGACCAGATCAAGGCTATTGCCGAGGGCGTATGCGACGTCTCCATTGGCAACAGCTACTACTATGGCAACATGCTGCAGGATGAGAACCAGCGGCCGATTGCCGAGCAGGTACGGCTTGTATTTCCGAACGCCGAAGGCCGGGGCACTCACGTAAATATCAGTGGTATTTCACTGACCAAGAGCGCGCCGAACCGAGAGAACGCCATCAAGCTGATGGAATTCCTGTCTTCACCGAAAGCCCAGCGTATCTACGCCGAGGCAAACACGGAATACCCGGCAAACCCGGAAGTCAAGCCTTCCGGACTGGTTGCCGAGTGGGGTGAGATCAATCCCGACAACCTGTCACTGCAGGAGATTGCAGATAACCGCAACGCCGCAGTCAAACTGGTTGACCGCGTCGATTACGACGGCGAGTAA
- a CDS encoding PilZ domain-containing protein, producing the protein MDGNDRREHIRTAMSAKVKVVHEELGEFIFSTRDISDGGVFIVVDTEPFAPNLGDTVTVQVQGLPVPAPVLEMVVVRKTNDGYGLQFDQNGD; encoded by the coding sequence ATGGATGGGAACGATCGAAGAGAGCACATACGCACGGCAATGAGTGCGAAAGTAAAGGTGGTTCACGAGGAGCTGGGCGAGTTCATATTCTCGACCCGCGATATCTCCGACGGCGGTGTTTTCATCGTTGTGGACACTGAGCCATTTGCGCCAAACCTCGGCGACACAGTTACCGTGCAGGTGCAGGGGCTACCTGTTCCAGCACCGGTACTTGAAATGGTGGTCGTGCGCAAAACCAATGACGGGTACGGCCTCCAGTTTGATCAAAATGGTGACTGA
- a CDS encoding HD-GYP domain-containing protein: MGVQQKKVAVHDLEVGMFVSDLDRPWHQTPFPIQGFHIRSQDDIRALVSHCKWVLVDVAEARESKEVKGGSKPAFGTLQGKRRGGREQLQLPPLSIREPVTYETVTSLKKEMKTSKRLLDDMEGALDQLFETLRADGVPDLRPIAAITSKMVSSVVRQPDALLWLSRTRAHDSYLYRHALNTSVWALVCGRHLGLNEGLLNHLGLGCLLSQVGKTTLPAELLAREGQLSSEEYLTYRSYVGRGVRMLENSGLSRAVLSVVQGHRERHNGSGFPEGVRGDRIPLLAKVAGIAEFFESLIAPRSHAEPMTPAKAVTLLYEMRNIEFQEDLVENFIQAIGIYPTGSLVELTDGQRGIVVSHSPERRLWPRVMVMTDAASRPLKTAKIIDLARYNEGKEAPETVRVRDCLPHGTEGLDPSYYDVTGVESRWSLSRLISG, from the coding sequence GTGGGTGTCCAACAGAAAAAAGTCGCAGTTCATGATCTGGAAGTGGGCATGTTCGTGTCTGATCTGGACAGGCCATGGCATCAGACTCCCTTTCCGATTCAGGGTTTCCATATCCGGTCCCAGGATGACATTCGTGCACTGGTATCCCACTGCAAATGGGTTCTGGTCGATGTGGCGGAAGCGAGGGAATCCAAAGAGGTAAAAGGCGGAAGCAAGCCGGCTTTCGGAACATTGCAAGGCAAGCGCAGGGGTGGGCGGGAGCAACTCCAGTTGCCGCCCCTGAGTATTCGCGAGCCAGTGACGTATGAAACCGTTACCAGTCTCAAGAAGGAAATGAAAACCTCAAAGCGCCTGCTTGACGATATGGAAGGCGCGCTGGATCAGCTTTTCGAGACTCTTCGTGCCGATGGCGTGCCAGATCTCCGGCCGATCGCTGCGATCACCAGCAAAATGGTGAGTAGCGTTGTTCGCCAGCCAGACGCTCTGTTGTGGCTCAGTCGCACCCGTGCTCACGACAGCTACCTGTACCGGCATGCACTGAATACCTCTGTCTGGGCCCTGGTGTGTGGGCGCCATCTCGGGTTGAACGAGGGGCTGCTGAACCATTTGGGCCTGGGTTGCCTGCTGTCCCAGGTGGGCAAGACCACGCTGCCTGCCGAGTTGCTGGCGCGGGAAGGCCAGTTGAGCTCAGAGGAGTATCTGACCTACCGGAGTTACGTTGGCCGTGGAGTCAGGATGCTTGAAAACAGCGGGCTCTCCCGTGCCGTGCTGAGTGTGGTTCAGGGGCATCGGGAACGTCACAACGGTTCCGGCTTTCCGGAGGGTGTCCGCGGCGATCGGATTCCATTGCTGGCCAAGGTTGCCGGTATCGCGGAATTTTTCGAATCGTTGATAGCGCCCCGGTCTCATGCCGAGCCGATGACACCGGCAAAAGCGGTCACGCTGCTCTATGAGATGCGCAATATCGAGTTCCAGGAGGACCTGGTCGAGAATTTCATCCAGGCGATCGGTATCTATCCCACCGGGAGTCTGGTCGAGCTGACCGATGGTCAGCGCGGTATTGTGGTTTCCCATTCCCCTGAGCGCCGTTTGTGGCCGCGGGTAATGGTAATGACCGATGCTGCCTCAAGGCCGTTGAAAACAGCCAAAATTATTGATCTGGCCAGATACAACGAAGGCAAGGAAGCGCCAGAAACCGTGCGGGTTCGCGATTGTCTGCCGCACGGTACGGAAGGCCTCGATCCTTCCTATTACGACGTGACCGGCGTGGAATCACGCTGGAGCCTCTCGCGCCTGATCAGCGGATAA